Proteins from a single region of Novosphingobium sp. CECT 9465:
- a CDS encoding DUF4139 domain-containing protein, with protein sequence MRKVLALAAATLPAIANGQSTPPSAQGDVSLTIYNNDLALVQDVRQMSLPTGRTRQEFPDVSAAIRPETVTLNAGGTGIVEQNFDYDLLTPEKLMDKAVGQTVTLVRTNPATGVETRENATILANNGGTVVRVGDRIEVLNQYAARVVFPSLPAGLRARPTLSVTLDTTTPGARPVSLSYLSRGFGWKADYVALFDEAAGRIDVQGWITLKNNSGTTFDKAKVLLVAGAVGQENNGYNQNYRPQRPTMSGNVMPGNRPGTQSANRESLGDFYVYPIAGRTTVANAQQKQVSFLDVAGAPATRAYHFRNGWLQNQTEPQSADTVLRFSTAREAGLGDALPAGTVRVYMRDARGQPQFIGENGIGHTLMGSALALKTGEAFDVKVQPMLDKRDRIDTGEWERTARYRVTTPGKAAAEVTVETEKVFWRTTMTYKVTNAKATPVTVEVVQGGLDNWWHDTRVPSESIKGEQRSADERAWQVPVPANGEATLTVQFDSRY encoded by the coding sequence ATGCGCAAGGTTCTGGCACTGGCGGCGGCAACGCTGCCTGCAATCGCAAATGGCCAATCTACTCCCCCTTCCGCTCAAGGCGACGTCTCGCTGACGATCTACAACAACGATCTCGCGCTGGTGCAGGATGTGCGCCAGATGAGCCTGCCCACGGGCCGCACCCGGCAGGAATTCCCCGATGTCTCCGCCGCGATCCGGCCGGAAACGGTGACGCTCAACGCGGGCGGCACTGGCATTGTCGAACAGAACTTCGATTACGACCTGCTCACGCCCGAAAAGCTGATGGACAAGGCCGTGGGACAGACAGTTACCCTTGTCCGTACCAATCCCGCCACCGGCGTTGAAACGCGTGAGAACGCCACGATTCTCGCCAACAACGGCGGCACCGTGGTCCGCGTGGGCGATCGGATCGAAGTGCTTAACCAATACGCCGCCCGCGTCGTGTTCCCCAGCCTGCCCGCTGGCCTGCGCGCACGACCCACGTTGTCGGTCACGCTTGATACCACCACGCCGGGCGCGCGGCCCGTCTCGCTCAGCTACCTCTCGCGTGGTTTCGGCTGGAAGGCAGACTACGTGGCCCTGTTCGATGAAGCGGCGGGCAGGATCGATGTGCAGGGCTGGATCACGCTCAAGAATAACAGCGGCACCACATTCGACAAGGCGAAGGTCCTGCTCGTTGCCGGGGCGGTCGGGCAGGAAAACAACGGCTACAACCAGAACTACCGCCCGCAGCGCCCGACGATGTCTGGCAACGTCATGCCCGGCAACCGCCCCGGTACGCAGAGCGCCAACCGCGAAAGCCTCGGCGATTTCTACGTCTATCCGATCGCGGGCCGCACCACCGTCGCCAATGCCCAGCAGAAGCAGGTCAGTTTCCTCGACGTGGCTGGCGCTCCGGCAACCAGGGCCTATCACTTCCGCAACGGCTGGCTGCAGAACCAGACCGAACCGCAAAGCGCTGACACCGTGCTGCGTTTCTCCACCGCGCGTGAGGCGGGCCTTGGCGATGCGCTGCCCGCAGGCACCGTGCGTGTCTATATGCGCGATGCACGCGGTCAGCCGCAGTTCATTGGCGAAAACGGCATCGGCCACACTCTGATGGGGTCCGCCCTGGCGCTGAAAACCGGCGAGGCGTTCGATGTGAAAGTCCAGCCCATGCTGGACAAGCGCGACCGGATCGACACCGGCGAATGGGAGCGCACCGCCCGCTATCGTGTGACCACGCCGGGGAAGGCCGCCGCCGAAGTCACCGTGGAAACCGAAAAGGTCTTCTGGCGCACGACGATGACCTACAAGGTCACCAACGCAAAGGCGACGCCGGTCACCGTGGAAGTGGTGCAGGGCGGGCTGGACAACTGGTGGCACGATACCCGCGTTCCGTCCGAAAGCATCAAGGGCGAACAGCGCTCTGCGGATGAGCGCGCGTGGCAGGTCCCCGTTCCCGCCAATGGCGAGGCCACGCTCACCGTCCAGTTCGACTCACGTTACTGA
- a CDS encoding alpha/beta hydrolase yields the protein MRKFWIAGALGVAVVSGSVAQAQIGERWRERRAERMEQKAVQGRIPGAQTIAYGKDPLQVLDLWLPKTAKGKAPLVLYVHGGGWKRGSKDSATGRAKPVHYPEQGYAFASINYRLVPAATVEQQAADVASALATLLARADALGIDRTRVVLMGHSAGAHLVALVGTDERYLRGAGLSFADVDGVIPNDGAAYDVPAQMREAGRFMADTYVQAFGTDPVRQRALSPTLQAAAPNAPQFLLLHVQRSDGVKQAEGLAAVLRKAGTGVEVASFPGEGLKGHAEINRKLGEADYPATGVVDRWLKGVFGR from the coding sequence ATGCGGAAGTTCTGGATTGCGGGCGCTCTGGGCGTGGCGGTCGTCTCTGGCAGCGTGGCACAGGCCCAGATTGGCGAGCGCTGGCGCGAACGCCGGGCCGAGCGGATGGAGCAGAAGGCGGTTCAAGGCCGTATCCCCGGCGCGCAGACCATCGCTTATGGCAAGGACCCGTTGCAGGTGCTGGACCTCTGGCTGCCCAAGACGGCCAAGGGCAAAGCGCCGCTGGTGCTCTATGTCCACGGCGGCGGCTGGAAGCGCGGCAGCAAGGACAGCGCGACGGGCCGCGCCAAGCCGGTGCACTATCCCGAACAGGGCTATGCCTTCGCGTCGATCAATTATCGGCTGGTGCCAGCGGCCACAGTGGAACAGCAGGCCGCCGATGTCGCCTCGGCGCTGGCTACGTTGCTGGCGCGGGCCGATGCCTTGGGGATTGACCGCACAAGGGTCGTGCTGATGGGCCACAGCGCGGGCGCGCATCTGGTGGCGCTGGTGGGCACGGACGAGCGCTATCTGCGCGGGGCGGGGCTGTCCTTCGCCGATGTGGACGGCGTGATCCCCAACGACGGCGCGGCCTATGACGTGCCTGCGCAGATGCGAGAGGCCGGGCGGTTCATGGCTGATACCTATGTTCAGGCATTCGGCACCGATCCGGTGCGTCAGCGCGCGCTATCGCCGACGTTGCAGGCCGCCGCGCCCAATGCGCCGCAGTTCCTTCTGTTGCATGTGCAGCGTTCGGACGGGGTGAAACAGGCTGAGGGCTTGGCCGCTGTGTTGCGCAAGGCAGGGACGGGCGTAGAAGTCGCCAGCTTTCCGGGCGAAGGCCTGAAGGGCCACGCCGAGATTAACCGCAAGCTGGGTGAGGCGGACTATCCGGCGACGGGCGTTGTGGACCGCTGGTTGAAGGGGGTGTTCGGGAGGTAG
- a CDS encoding MarR family transcriptional regulator: MAQTLAQFDYPVGDVALLQPLSPPAVAIFSDRAYLRTEMAEDAAAAGLRVTRMAELGALLAEAEQPLGDMVLVDCPVLEGADLAALTRLDMRAARAGTQLVVSTSIGSLDDVFGCLDQSEAHILVSPSRADRIIALGRLLTTEGSRVRELSDHDRMSLLRLTEQVSQIALQLESLSSASPESAVVKASTFNFDGSGARDPASQRLVRKQRPALPDPRHVRKIIRQRQMRARFFEGELFADPAWDMLLDLTAAQAEHNRVSVTSLCIASGVPPTTALRWISQMSELGLLCRAEDQTDRRRAFITLSDQATHAMAHYFAEVVSEGLVI; encoded by the coding sequence ATGGCGCAAACACTGGCACAGTTCGATTATCCGGTTGGGGATGTCGCGCTTCTGCAGCCGCTCTCCCCGCCAGCCGTAGCGATCTTTTCAGACCGGGCCTATCTGCGCACGGAAATGGCAGAAGATGCAGCGGCGGCGGGGCTGCGTGTCACCCGGATGGCAGAACTGGGCGCCTTGCTGGCCGAAGCGGAACAACCGCTTGGCGATATGGTGCTCGTCGACTGCCCGGTGCTCGAAGGGGCTGATCTGGCCGCGCTTACCCGGCTCGACATGCGCGCCGCGCGGGCGGGGACCCAGCTGGTCGTCTCTACCAGCATCGGCTCGCTTGATGACGTATTCGGCTGCCTCGATCAGTCCGAGGCGCATATCCTCGTCAGCCCAAGCAGAGCGGACCGGATCATAGCCCTTGGCCGTCTGCTGACCACAGAAGGGTCGCGGGTGCGGGAATTGTCGGACCATGACCGGATGTCGCTGCTGCGCCTGACCGAACAGGTTTCACAGATCGCATTGCAGCTTGAATCGCTGTCGTCGGCATCGCCCGAAAGCGCAGTGGTGAAGGCATCGACCTTCAATTTCGACGGTAGCGGCGCGCGCGACCCCGCGTCCCAGCGGCTTGTGCGCAAGCAGCGCCCCGCGCTTCCTGACCCTCGGCATGTGCGCAAGATCATCCGGCAACGGCAGATGCGCGCGCGATTCTTTGAAGGAGAGCTTTTTGCCGATCCGGCATGGGACATGCTGCTGGATCTCACCGCCGCACAGGCAGAGCACAACCGCGTGTCAGTCACCTCACTGTGCATCGCGTCGGGCGTACCGCCTACGACTGCGCTGCGCTGGATCAGCCAGATGTCCGAACTGGGGCTGCTGTGCCGGGCAGAGGACCAGACCGACCGCAGGCGCGCCTTCATTACCCTGTCAGACCAAGCAACCCATGCGATGGCCCACTACTTTGCCGAAGTCGTATCAGAAGGCCTAGTCATTTGA
- a CDS encoding DUF4139 domain-containing protein codes for MARPRSPSSSTHVTEPPVRRALTLAFLLCTGAPVMGQGVVTSSAPDSVSVSVYRAPDRDSDRAMDLNWLEGYALITERRTVQIPAGKATIRFEGVAAGLFPESAIVTGLPSGVREKNLDADLLSPRSLYARMFGRPVTLRRTLPGNGGIREERAVIRSAPDGAAILQTTAGFEVANCGGLDDEILYTEAPKDLSARPTLSIETESAAPQKVTLSLSYLAWGFDWQSNYVIHMNPDGRTADLAAWVTLASSDSTSFTDAETAVIAGEVNREDAERSEVPSGGELVMRCELSQVPPPPPPPPPPPPAPMAMYAPAMERADIIVTAQRAMKMDSPVTVQQEGLGDLKLYRVPVSVTVAANAQKQVALAQKMGVKMDALYRAEVWEDSAGEVRQMLRTRNRTEDGLGLPLPGGPVTVFEPYGDALLLSGEGGIADRAVGEDVEIMLAEATQVTVEVETVKTDARSQTLRLVVRNARPVPVRFEARIATGANTRLQSASAPLRRKDGRSTWGVTVRTNGSAELTYRLSRPD; via the coding sequence ATGGCGAGGCCACGCTCACCGTCCAGTTCGACTCACGTTACTGAGCCGCCGGTGCGCCGCGCGCTCACCCTTGCGTTCCTGCTCTGCACCGGCGCCCCTGTGATGGGGCAGGGTGTGGTAACGTCCTCAGCGCCGGATTCCGTTTCTGTCAGTGTCTATCGCGCGCCGGATCGCGATAGCGACAGGGCGATGGACCTGAACTGGCTGGAGGGCTACGCACTCATCACAGAAAGGCGCACGGTCCAGATTCCGGCAGGCAAAGCCACGATCCGCTTCGAAGGCGTCGCGGCGGGGCTGTTTCCTGAAAGCGCCATCGTCACCGGGCTGCCTTCCGGTGTGCGCGAAAAGAACCTCGACGCCGATCTGCTGTCCCCGCGCAGCCTCTATGCGCGCATGTTTGGAAGGCCCGTAACCCTGCGCCGTACGCTGCCCGGCAATGGCGGCATTCGTGAGGAGCGCGCCGTGATCCGCTCCGCCCCCGACGGCGCGGCCATCCTGCAAACCACCGCCGGGTTCGAAGTGGCCAATTGCGGCGGGCTGGACGATGAAATACTCTATACCGAAGCGCCAAAGGACTTGTCCGCGCGCCCCACGCTCTCGATAGAGACCGAAAGCGCCGCGCCGCAGAAGGTCACGCTCTCGCTGTCCTACCTCGCATGGGGTTTTGACTGGCAATCGAATTACGTGATTCACATGAACCCCGATGGCCGCACCGCAGACCTTGCGGCGTGGGTCACGCTTGCCAGCAGCGATTCCACCAGCTTTACCGATGCGGAAACCGCGGTGATCGCGGGGGAAGTGAACCGCGAAGATGCGGAGCGGAGCGAAGTTCCATCGGGCGGTGAACTCGTCATGCGGTGCGAACTCTCGCAGGTCCCGCCCCCGCCACCCCCGCCACCTCCACCGCCGCCCGCGCCGATGGCGATGTATGCCCCAGCCATGGAAAGGGCCGACATTATCGTCACTGCGCAGCGCGCGATGAAGATGGACTCCCCGGTTACCGTCCAGCAGGAAGGCCTGGGTGACCTCAAACTCTACCGCGTACCCGTGTCGGTCACCGTCGCCGCGAATGCGCAAAAGCAGGTTGCACTCGCGCAGAAGATGGGCGTGAAGATGGACGCCCTGTACCGCGCCGAGGTGTGGGAAGACAGCGCGGGCGAAGTGCGCCAGATGTTGCGCACACGCAATCGCACCGAGGACGGCCTTGGATTGCCGCTTCCGGGCGGTCCGGTTACCGTGTTCGAGCCTTATGGCGATGCGCTGCTGCTATCGGGCGAAGGTGGCATTGCCGACCGTGCGGTGGGCGAGGACGTGGAGATCATGCTGGCCGAGGCGACGCAGGTCACCGTCGAAGTCGAAACGGTGAAGACCGATGCCCGCTCGCAGACCTTGCGGCTTGTCGTGCGCAATGCCCGCCCCGTCCCGGTGCGTTTCGAGGCGCGGATCGCAACCGGTGCCAACACTCGCCTGCAATCGGCCTCTGCACCGCTGCGGCGCAAGGACGGACGCAGTACATGGGGTGTGACGGTCCGCACAAATGGCAGTGCCGAACTGACCTACAGGTTAAGCAGGCCTGACTAA
- a CDS encoding SCO family protein yields the protein MSTSTVARKFLAYVALAIMGVPLAIWLLGSSAYPETSVDDAGRYKLVAADGSLFDRASLKGRPNVVYFGYTQCADPCRTMLRRVLKVRKSLGQSASDLPVVFISIDPAHDTPERLAAFAKELGAKELGGEIQALTGNPAVLDKIADRAGVFVRRVAAADGRETLDHTTSAFLYDRNDFFVDIIAPTDSDAAFAQKLQKLLAEPAPAASAKILATHQAGN from the coding sequence ATGTCAACGAGCACGGTCGCCCGGAAATTCCTTGCGTATGTGGCGCTGGCGATCATGGGTGTGCCACTGGCCATCTGGCTGCTGGGATCGTCAGCATATCCTGAAACCAGCGTGGATGATGCGGGCCGGTACAAGCTGGTTGCAGCCGACGGCAGCCTGTTTGATCGTGCAAGCCTGAAAGGTCGCCCGAACGTGGTCTACTTCGGCTACACGCAATGCGCCGATCCATGTCGAACCATGTTGAGGCGTGTGCTGAAGGTGCGCAAATCTCTTGGCCAATCTGCATCTGATCTGCCGGTCGTGTTCATTTCGATCGATCCGGCGCACGATACGCCCGAACGGCTTGCAGCTTTTGCAAAGGAACTTGGGGCAAAAGAGCTTGGCGGAGAAATTCAGGCACTCACCGGCAACCCCGCAGTCCTTGACAAAATCGCCGATCGCGCCGGCGTGTTCGTCAGGCGCGTTGCCGCAGCGGACGGTCGCGAAACACTAGACCACACCACGTCTGCGTTCCTTTATGACCGCAACGATTTTTTTGTCGACATCATCGCACCGACCGACAGCGACGCGGCGTTTGCGCAAAAACTGCAGAAGTTGCTGGCGGAACCGGCACCTGCCGCGTCAGCAAAGATATTGGCTACCCATCAGGCTGGAAACTAG
- a CDS encoding adenylosuccinate synthase: MANVTVIGAQWGDEGKGKIVDWLASRADAVVRFQGGHNAGHTLVVGEQVYKLSLLPSGIVTGTLSIIGNGVVLDPWALKAEIEKLTGQGVEINAENFAIADNCPLILPLHRDLDGLRETAAGSGKIGTTGRGIGPAYEDKVGRRAIRVCDLAHLDAMDSQLDRLCAHHDALRAGFGQPPVDREALLAELREIAPYVLQFAQPVWKRLNQVRKAGARILFEGAQGVLLDVDHGTYPFVTSSNTVSGTAASGSGLGPNATGFVLGIVKAYTTRVGSGPFPTELEDATGQRLGERGHEFGTVTGRKRRCGWFDAVLVRQSCAISGVTGIALTKVDVLDGMEKVKICTGYRLRGKVLDYFPSHAADQAEVEPIYEEMDGWAGTTAGARSWADLPAQAIKYIQRVQELIETPVALVSTSPEREDTILVRDPFID, encoded by the coding sequence ATGGCCAATGTAACCGTAATCGGCGCCCAGTGGGGCGATGAAGGCAAAGGCAAGATCGTCGACTGGCTGGCCAGCCGCGCCGATGCCGTCGTACGTTTTCAGGGCGGCCACAACGCCGGTCACACGCTGGTAGTGGGCGAACAGGTCTACAAGCTTTCTCTCCTGCCGTCGGGCATCGTTACCGGCACCCTGTCGATCATCGGCAACGGCGTGGTGCTCGATCCCTGGGCCTTGAAGGCCGAGATCGAGAAGCTGACCGGGCAGGGCGTAGAGATCAACGCCGAAAACTTCGCCATTGCCGATAATTGCCCGCTGATCCTGCCCCTCCACCGCGATCTGGACGGCCTGCGTGAGACGGCGGCGGGTTCGGGCAAGATCGGCACCACCGGGCGCGGCATTGGCCCGGCCTATGAAGACAAGGTCGGCCGCCGCGCGATCCGCGTGTGCGATCTGGCGCACCTCGATGCGATGGATTCGCAGCTTGATCGCCTGTGCGCGCACCATGACGCACTGCGCGCAGGCTTCGGCCAGCCGCCGGTGGACCGCGAGGCGCTGCTGGCCGAACTGCGCGAAATCGCGCCTTACGTTCTGCAATTCGCGCAACCAGTGTGGAAGCGCCTCAATCAGGTGCGCAAGGCGGGCGCCCGCATCCTGTTCGAAGGCGCGCAGGGCGTACTGTTGGATGTCGATCACGGCACCTATCCGTTCGTCACCTCGTCGAACACCGTATCGGGCACCGCCGCTTCGGGTTCGGGCCTTGGTCCCAACGCCACCGGCTTCGTGCTCGGCATCGTCAAGGCCTATACCACCCGTGTCGGCTCCGGCCCCTTCCCGACTGAACTGGAAGACGCAACCGGGCAGCGCTTGGGTGAGCGCGGCCACGAATTCGGCACCGTGACAGGCCGCAAGCGCCGCTGCGGTTGGTTCGATGCCGTGCTGGTCCGCCAGTCCTGCGCCATTTCCGGCGTCACCGGCATTGCGCTGACCAAGGTCGACGTGCTCGACGGCATGGAAAAGGTGAAAATCTGCACCGGTTATCGCCTGCGCGGAAAGGTGCTGGACTACTTCCCCAGCCACGCCGCCGATCAGGCCGAAGTCGAACCGATCTACGAGGAAATGGACGGCTGGGCAGGCACCACGGCCGGTGCGCGGTCGTGGGCAGACCTGCCCGCGCAGGCGATCAAATACATCCAGCGCGTACAGGAACTGATCGAAACGCCGGTTGCGCTGGTCTCGACCAGCCCGGAGCGCGAAGACACGATCCTTGTCCGCGATCCGTTCATCGATTGA